Proteins co-encoded in one Arachis hypogaea cultivar Tifrunner chromosome 13, arahy.Tifrunner.gnm2.J5K5, whole genome shotgun sequence genomic window:
- the LOC140177573 gene encoding uncharacterized mitochondrial protein AtMg00860-like: MPFGLTNAPATFQCLMNSIFSEVLRKFVLVFFDDILVYSADWQSHLHHLVYVLRVLKHHSLFSKLSKFSFGKTQVEYLGHVVSLEGVRVDDSKIETIHCWPIPTSVKQLRAFLGLASYYRKFICNFATLAAPLTNLLRKEGFVWSPSVSDAFVTLKEALTHAPVLALLDFSKPFVLETDASGTGLRGDSQPSWTPHRLFFEETLLHGSEAICLCPGNASNLSGGG; this comes from the coding sequence ATGCCATTTGGTCTGACTAATGCCCCTGCTACCTTCCAGTGTTTGATGAATTCTATCTTTTCTGAGGTCTTACGAAAGTTTGTGCTCGTCTTCTTTGATGATATCCTGGTTTATAGTGCTGATTGGCAGTCTCATCTACATCATCTAGTGTATGTCTTACGCGTGCTCAAGCACCATTCCTTATTTTCCAAACTCTCCAAATTCTCCTTCGGAAAAACACAAGTTGAGTACCTGGGCCATGTGGTTTCACTTGAGGGAGTGAGAGTGGATGActcaaaaattgaaacaattcaTTGTTGGCCGATTCCAACCTCAGTGAAGCAACTTCGGGCGTTTCTGGGATTGGCGAGTTACTATCGAAAGTTCATATGCAACTTTGCCACTCTGGCAGCGCCACTCACTAACTTGTTGCGCAAAGAGGGGTTTGTGTGGTCGCCATCAGTCTCGGATGCTTTTGTGACATTGAAAGAGGCTCTAACTCATGCACCAGTCCTGGCACTTCTCGACTTCTCCAAACCTTTTGTGCTTGAGACAGACGCTTCGGGTACGGGTCTTAGGGGGGATTCTCAGCCAAGCTGGACACCCCATCGCTTATTTTTCGAAGAAACTCTCCTACACGGCTCAGAAGCAATCTGTCTATGCCCGGGAAATGCAAGCAATCTTAGCGGTGGTGGCTAA